TGGTGGTCCAATAGTATCATATAGATTAGATGCTTTTATAATAACTCCAATTTCTCCACACAATTTATCAACTAGAACAATAATTTTAGCTTCTGATGAAATAATTAAAGCTAAAGTTAATTATAGTGATATAAATAATTTTTTAATGATAGATGGAGATTTTATTAAAAAATTAACTATGGAAGATGAAATTGAAATAAAATATTCAAATAAAAAATTAAATTTAGTTTTACCAAAAGATAGAAATTATTATTCTGTATTGAAAGAAAAATTAAAATGGGGAGATAATCTATTTTAAATGAAAGTAGGGTTTATACAATTTGATGTTAAAAAGAATTTTGAAATAAATTTTAATATCATAGAGAAGCATTTAGAAAATTTAAAGTGTGATTTAATTGTGTTGCCAGAATTAACTTTAAGTGGTTATCTCTTTAAAAATAAAGAGGAATTAAAAAGTAAGGGAATAATTATTGAAAAAAGCCAAGAAATAGAAAAAATAAAAAAATTATCTGAAAAATTTCAATGTATTATGATTTTAGGGATAGTAGAGAGATTAGAAGATAAATTTTATAATACAGCGATAATTATTTCAAAAGGAAAATATATAGGAAAATATCAAAAAATACATCTTTCTGATTTTGAAAAAAATTTTTTTGAAAGTGGAAAAGAAAATAAAGTTTTTGATGTTGATGGAGTAAAAATTGGAGTTCAAATCTGTTTTGATTTATGGTTTCCTGAAATTTCAAGGGAACAAATAAGAGAAGGAGCAGATATATTAGTTGCACTTGGAAATTTTGGTGGTGAAACGACTGCTAATATTTTACCAATTCGAGCTATAGAAAATTTGACTCCGATTATTCTATGTAATAGAGTAGGAGAAGAAAATATAATTTTTAATTCAGAATCTATAAATGCTTTTTTTATAGGAAAAAGTATGGTTGTAGATAGAGATGGAAAGGTTTTAATAGAACCGAAAGAAAAAATAGAAATAAGTGAAGTAGTAGATATAAAATTAAAAAAAGAAAAATCTAATATAATTTGTAAAAATTTTTTTGAAGAGATTGATTTTCATTATAATAAATAGAGAGTAGGGGGACAATAATTTATGTTAAGAGAATTATTAATTGAAAATTTAGCAATAATAGAAAAACTAAATCTTGAATTTGGAGATGGATTAATAACTCTTACAGGAGAAACAGGGGCAGGAAAATCAATTATTTTAAATGGAATAAATTTACTTTTAGGAGAAAAAGCTTCAATAGATATGCTTCGTAGTGGAGAAAAACAACTTGTAGCTCAGGGAGTTTTTGAAGTAAATAATGAACAAAAAAATGAATTGGAAAAATTAGATATAGAAGTAGAAAATGATGAGGTTATAATCAGAAGAACTTTAGATGCTCAAGGAAAAGAAAAATCTTATGTAAATGGAGCTAGAGTCCCTAGAACTAGATTAAAAGAGGTAATGAAATCTTTAGTTGATATAGTTGGACAACATTCTCATCAAATGCTTTTAAATAAAGAAAATCATATAAAACTTTTAGATAAATTTATTGAAGAAGAAACAGTGGATATAAGAAAAAAAATAGAGTTTTCTTTAGAGAAATATAGTGAAGTTTGTGAAAAAATAAAAGAAATAGAAAAAGAAAAAAATGAAACTGCAGAGAAAAAAGAATTCTATGAGTTTCAATTAGATGAGATTGAAAAAGCAAATTTAAAAGTAGGAGAAGATATTGATTTAGAAAATGAATATAAATTACTTTTTAATGCTGGAAAAATAAAAGAAAAACTTTCTATTTCTGAATTTCAATTAAAAAATGATGAGATAAATGCTTTGGATATAATATACTCTTGTAAAAAACAAATAGAAGCAATAGTGGATTATGGAAAAGATTTTGAAGAAATTTATGAGCAAATAGAAAGAGTTTATTATGATTTAGAAGATTGTGTGTCTACTATAGAGCAATTAGAAAGTGATATAGAAATAGATGAGCATAGATTAGAAGAGGTAGTATCAAGATTAAATCTTATAGAGAAATTAAAAAATAAATATGGTTCTACTATAGAAGAAATATTAGAATTTGCAGAAAATATAAGTAGTAAATTGAGAACGTTAGATGATAATAATTATCAAACATCTTTATTAGAAAAAGAGAGAGAAAAATATAAAAAAGATTATTGGGATGCTGCTTTTCAGTTGAGAGAAGTGAGAAAAAAATTTATTAAGAAAATAGAAGAAAATTTAGGAAAAGAATTAGATTTTCTTAATATGAAAAATGCTAAATTAGATATAAAATTAGAAGAAAAAGAGATTATGTCAAAAAATGGTTCTGACACAATAGAGTTTTTTATAACTACTAATATTGGACAGCCACCAAAACCACTACAAAAAATTGCTTCTGGTGGAGAGGTAAGTAGAATAATGTTAGCTTTAAAAGTTATATTCTCTCATGTAGACAATATTCCAATTCTTATTTTTGATGAGATTGATACAGGTGTTGGTGGGGAAACAGTAAGAAAAATTGCTGAAAAACTTAAAGAGATTGGAAAAAATGCTCAAGTTATATGTATAACTCATTCTCCAGCAATAGCTTCTAAAGCTCATGAACAATATTATATTGAAAAAAATATAAAAAATGGAACTACTTTTACATCAGTAAAAAAATTATCAGATAAAGAAAGAATATATGAAATAGCTCGTATGTTAGCTGGAGAAAGTATATCAGATTCTGTGTTAAAACATGCAGAAGAGTTATTGAATGAGGAATAATATGGATTTAGTAAAATATTTTTTAGAAGAATTAAGAAAAGAAAATATTATTTCTGAAAATACTATAAATTTTTATAAAAGTGATTTAGATTATTTTCAAAAATTTATAAAAAATAATAATTTGTTGGAAATTTCACAAGATGAGTTAGAAGAATATTTGCAACATATAAAGGAAAAATATTCAGAAAATTCAGTTATAAGAAAGATAACTTCTCTTAAAAGTTTTTATAAATTTTTATTAAAGAGAGAATTATTGAAAGTCTCTCCAATAGAAAATATATCAACAAGTAGAAAAGATATAAAAGTTAAAAAATTTATAGAGGAAAGAGAGTTAAAAGCTATTATAGATGTTTGTGAAGATACAAAAATTGGTAATAGAGATAAAATTATTATTAAATTATTGAGTGAAACAGGCTTAAAGATAGTAGATATTTTAGGAATAGAATTAAATCAAATAAAAGAAAATAATTATAGATTTTTTTTAGTAAAACAGAGAAATATATATGTTTTAATAAATTTATCTGAAGATTTATCAAAAGAATTAAAAGAGTACATAGAAAGATATAATATTGATTCTAAATTTATATTTGGAGAACTAGATAATCAAAAATTTAAAACTAATTTTTTAAAATATGTAAAAAAAGCTAATTTAGATAGAAATATAGTTCCAAGTATGATAAAAAATAGATGTAATTATGAAAGAGAAAAAATAAATAATTATCATAATTTAGATGAGATAGAAATTTTTGATGAAATTAAAAAAGAATATTTTGCAATAGGAATAGGAGATGAGTAAATTTTATGAGAGCAGGATTTATAGCTGTTGTAGGAAGACCAAATGTTGGAAAATCTACTTT
This sequence is a window from Fusobacterium perfoetens ATCC 29250. Protein-coding genes within it:
- a CDS encoding carbon-nitrogen hydrolase family protein, encoding MKVGFIQFDVKKNFEINFNIIEKHLENLKCDLIVLPELTLSGYLFKNKEELKSKGIIIEKSQEIEKIKKLSEKFQCIMILGIVERLEDKFYNTAIIISKGKYIGKYQKIHLSDFEKNFFESGKENKVFDVDGVKIGVQICFDLWFPEISREQIREGADILVALGNFGGETTANILPIRAIENLTPIILCNRVGEENIIFNSESINAFFIGKSMVVDRDGKVLIEPKEKIEISEVVDIKLKKEKSNIICKNFFEEIDFHYNK
- the recN gene encoding DNA repair protein RecN, which translates into the protein MLRELLIENLAIIEKLNLEFGDGLITLTGETGAGKSIILNGINLLLGEKASIDMLRSGEKQLVAQGVFEVNNEQKNELEKLDIEVENDEVIIRRTLDAQGKEKSYVNGARVPRTRLKEVMKSLVDIVGQHSHQMLLNKENHIKLLDKFIEEETVDIRKKIEFSLEKYSEVCEKIKEIEKEKNETAEKKEFYEFQLDEIEKANLKVGEDIDLENEYKLLFNAGKIKEKLSISEFQLKNDEINALDIIYSCKKQIEAIVDYGKDFEEIYEQIERVYYDLEDCVSTIEQLESDIEIDEHRLEEVVSRLNLIEKLKNKYGSTIEEILEFAENISSKLRTLDDNNYQTSLLEKEREKYKKDYWDAAFQLREVRKKFIKKIEENLGKELDFLNMKNAKLDIKLEEKEIMSKNGSDTIEFFITTNIGQPPKPLQKIASGGEVSRIMLALKVIFSHVDNIPILIFDEIDTGVGGETVRKIAEKLKEIGKNAQVICITHSPAIASKAHEQYYIEKNIKNGTTFTSVKKLSDKERIYEIARMLAGESISDSVLKHAEELLNEE
- a CDS encoding tyrosine-type recombinase/integrase, with amino-acid sequence MDLVKYFLEELRKENIISENTINFYKSDLDYFQKFIKNNNLLEISQDELEEYLQHIKEKYSENSVIRKITSLKSFYKFLLKRELLKVSPIENISTSRKDIKVKKFIEERELKAIIDVCEDTKIGNRDKIIIKLLSETGLKIVDILGIELNQIKENNYRFFLVKQRNIYVLINLSEDLSKELKEYIERYNIDSKFIFGELDNQKFKTNFLKYVKKANLDRNIVPSMIKNRCNYEREKINNYHNLDEIEIFDEIKKEYFAIGIGDE